Within the Miscanthus floridulus cultivar M001 chromosome 2, ASM1932011v1, whole genome shotgun sequence genome, the region ttgattgtactttaatatcacttggaaattaagattgttcactaaagtagtgatacaggatggtaaaacttgatcaactaaaattgcgaaccgtagtcaaacaatgtcaagccttttgagcctcatagatccctttgatatacttgctaagcatggcgagcttacacttgctttccatccaatgaaaatcctgaatgggtaccagattgctagtctagaggagttaggcttgttgtcaaccagtcagtcatccctgtcgatttggagtcttcgcctgaagatcggagttgtctttttgATGTCTATACTCTgaagttatattctttatactaatacgttatgtatttaaacattgtctattgatattacccttattcatggctatatgtgagatttgacttcctgggctcatatatagtgtgtatctggttctgtctttaaaaccaggtgcgACACCGAGTCTATGTCTGCACGCCTTGCCTTTAGTTTTTTAACATAATAAAGGGTCGGGCatggagaatgtctaccaaatagacactcctgccagcccccgagggaggcctaGCCCCTAGCTGTTGCTAATTAATGGGAGAGAACGCGTGTAAATTAAGTGTGAcctatctctcggcagcggcccgaattgttcgatcgacttgggtgacccgctggcatagggcTTACCTCAATGGCATGAGTGACGGGTTTGGAGagttcttaccggatatgtttcaGTGGAATCTGGGACCATGATTCATGATAGGGTCGGCATAACCCATGTGGGGCATTATGCTGCTCCCTACCGTCCCTCAACAGTGATTAAGCCACTCGGTCGACTTGTATGACCTGCtgggataggacttacctacagagatagaggatgagaatatcccatgcaagaatttagttaggtagataagctaggctgtgaacttgtaataagtggacaagctcttgaaTTCCATTATAGCctaacagatttttagcccttctccccttttcgtataaaaaggttagcGCATTCTAACCCTTTCCATTGTCAAGGCCATAAAGCTTGAGGTGTGGGTgagcaaactctgatcacgctagtagCAAAGTGCCATAGCCGatgaggcataggtttctcatagtctaaCCAGTTTTATTCAGCATTTTTTTCGCAAACCTCGCTTAGTTGTCTTAATGTAAGAAAGGGTCGGGTGTAGAGAATGTtcgccaggtggatatactcttagacatGCACCGACCTCTTTAGTaactaaggccaaaaagcctgggctatggaaaaaactctgatcatgctggtaagcaaagaCGTCGTAGCCACTGAGGTGTAGGTTTCCCAtagtccaactagttttactcagtgtttgtttccgcaaacctcGCTTCTAAGTCTTAACATGAGAGAAGGTTGGGCGTAGATaatgtctaccggataggtacgctcttattagcccccgagtgaggcccaaccacCCGctattgctagggtcgggtgtcactaaagtctaggagttcgatagcgaaactgataagagaaagtatgcatttattaAGTGTAAAAGCAACATAGCAGCTCTATGTTCTAGGCATTGGAGAAGACCTCATCGTCGATGGTCttaagcttgtaggtgcctagctggagcacctccacgacgacatacggtccctcccatggcagagagagcttATGGTGGTCCTTGCTGCTCTGGACGAGACAAAGGACCTGGTCTCTGATGTTGAAGACTTAACCCCACACTCGATGGTTGTGGTACCATCACAatgcctactggtacttggctgagcagaggagggcaacgtcatgtgcttcatctagctagtccatggtgtccttgagggacaccttggctccctattcgtcatatgccctgacccttggtgctccatagtcaaggtcagtcaggaggacagcctcagaaccatagaccatgaagaatggcgtgtagccagtggcccagcTAGGTGTCGTCCTTACActctagagcaccgtgggaagcttGGCGTCCCATCATCCGCCAAACTtattcaatcggttgaagatcctaggcttgaggccctataggaccatgccgtttgcgtgctcgacctgcctGTTCATGCGGGGGTGTGCTACAGTGGCCCAGTCGACGTGGATGTTATATTCATcgcagaattggaggaacttcttcttGGTGAACTATGAgttgttgtccatgataatggagtttggtactccaaagcaatggatgatatcaaggaagaacagcatggcttgatcggacttggtcatggagattggtttggcctctatccactttgtaaacttgtctatagtgacaagcaagtgggtatagccctCGGGTGATCTTTTGAGAGGTACGACtagattgagcccccagaccatgaacagCCACAAGATGGTGATTGTCTAGAGTGCTTAGGCCGATAGGTGGGTCTGACGAGCATAGTACTAActcccttcgtaggtgcgcacaatctgttcggCATCAGCTACTATggtcggctagtagaagccttgatggaatgtgtttctgactagggttctaggcatggcatggtgactgtAGATCCCACCGTAGATATCGCTCAGCAACCACTTACCCTGTTCAATGGGGACACAGTgttgtaggatcctagtgtggcttcgcttgtagagtttgaCCTCAACAAGGACAAAAGGCTTGGCACGACACGCAAGCCaccgagcctccatcttgtccatcggTAGTGCCTTGTGGAGAAAGTACTTGAGGTAAGCCATCCTCTAGTCGGCCAGAGGGTTAGGctctggatcctcatcaagcttcatgactTTGTGGTCAGATTTAGCTAATAGCCAGTTAGCCCCCATGCCCAGGGCAGGCAGCCCATCATCATCTTATTCTGGCTCCTCATAGTGGACCGAGGGTTTGtgctgatcactggcaaagacgctaGTCAGCACTGGCTCCCGACTGAACGCTGCCTTCGCTAGCGCGTCGGCCGCATCATTGAgatgcctcaggatgtgattgagctcgagaccatcaaacttgtcctctagctggcagaCTTCTGGGTAGTATGCAgctatcttggtgttgtggtagcttgactccttcatgacttggttgatgaccagctgggagtcacctcgaacatcgaggcgtcggataccgagctcgatggtgatgcgtagacCATTGACGAGctcctcatatttggccacattgttggaggaggtgaaatggatgtgaaccatgtacctcatgcgtaccccaaggggcaaaATGAAGACCATCCCTACACCagcacctttcttcatcagtgattcatcaaagtacatcgtctagtactcttggttgatgaccgctggtggcatttggacatcgatccactctacaacaaaatcagccagcacttgggacttgatggccatccgggAGGCATAtgcaatgccttgacccatcaacttgagtgcccacttcgtgatccttcctgtggcatcctggttttggatgacctcaccaatggggaaggacgtcatgaccgtcactggatgtgactcaaagtagtggtg harbors:
- the LOC136536720 gene encoding uncharacterized protein, which encodes MYFDESLMKKGAGVGMVFILPLGVRMRYMVHIHFTSSNNVAKYEELVNGLRITIELGIRRLDVRGDSQLVINQVMKESSYHNTKIAAYYPEVCQLEDKFDGLELNHILRHLNDAADALAKAAFSREPVLTSVFASDQHKPSVHYEEPE